In Halorientalis sp. LT38, a genomic segment contains:
- the btuC gene encoding vitamin B12 ABC transporter permease BtuC produces MHTGARTVYWSACLSVLLVAVTLASATVGPVDIAAVTVAKATLNAVGIPAGLSVSIEAAGIFGASVPVPVPDVSYFYPFSLTIPETSEIIVRQVRLPRIALAAVVGFALASAGAVMQGFFRNPMADPSIIGVSSGAAVGAVATIAFPLAIPFGLRPAAFVGAIVAAFGVYLIASEGGRTPVATLLLAGVAVQTLLGAMVSYMLLHSGRSLREAVYWLMGQLSNSTWAEVEVTLPLAVLSFLVLYAYAGDLNVLLLGETDAQTLGIEVERTKRILLAVASVITAAAVAVAGVIGFVGLIVPHVMRLLVGPDHRILLPTSALAGGAFLVAADTVARAGPAEVPVGIVTAALGAPFFLYLLRSREVHAL; encoded by the coding sequence ATGCACACGGGCGCGCGGACCGTCTACTGGTCGGCCTGCCTGTCCGTCCTCCTCGTGGCTGTCACCCTCGCGAGCGCCACGGTCGGCCCCGTCGACATCGCCGCCGTCACCGTCGCGAAGGCGACGCTCAACGCCGTCGGGATCCCCGCCGGCCTCTCCGTCTCAATCGAGGCCGCCGGGATCTTCGGTGCGTCCGTTCCGGTGCCCGTCCCCGACGTGTCGTATTTCTACCCGTTCTCGCTGACGATTCCCGAGACCAGCGAGATCATCGTCCGCCAGGTGCGCCTCCCCCGGATCGCGCTGGCGGCCGTCGTCGGGTTCGCACTGGCCTCGGCGGGCGCCGTCATGCAGGGCTTCTTCCGGAACCCGATGGCCGATCCGTCGATCATCGGCGTCTCCTCTGGCGCGGCGGTCGGCGCCGTCGCGACCATCGCCTTCCCGCTCGCGATCCCGTTCGGCCTCCGGCCCGCCGCCTTCGTCGGCGCGATCGTGGCCGCCTTCGGCGTCTACCTGATCGCCAGCGAGGGCGGTCGAACGCCGGTGGCGACGCTCCTGCTCGCCGGGGTCGCCGTCCAGACGCTGCTGGGCGCGATGGTCTCCTACATGCTCTTGCACTCCGGCCGCAGCCTCCGTGAGGCCGTCTACTGGCTGATGGGCCAGCTCTCGAACTCCACGTGGGCCGAAGTCGAGGTGACGCTCCCGCTCGCCGTCCTCTCCTTCCTCGTCCTCTACGCATACGCGGGTGACCTGAACGTCCTCCTGCTCGGCGAGACCGACGCGCAGACGCTCGGCATCGAAGTCGAGCGAACCAAACGAATCCTGCTCGCCGTCGCCAGCGTCATCACCGCCGCCGCGGTGGCCGTCGCCGGCGTCATCGGTTTCGTCGGCCTGATCGTCCCCCACGTCATGCGACTGCTCGTCGGCCCCGACCACCGCATCCTGCTCCCGACGAGCGCGCTCGCCGGCGGGGCCTTCCTCGTCGCGGCCGACACCGTCGCCAGGGCCGGCCCCGCCGAGGTGCCGGTCGGCATCGTCACCGCCGCGCTCGGGGCGCCCTTCTTCCTCTACCTGCTGCGCAGCCGGGAGGTGCACGCACTGTGA
- a CDS encoding class 1 fructose-bisphosphatase — protein sequence MRDAVSRIVDAVAETAPEVRAGLTGRREYETDENPSGEQMLAADLHADQLLEERLLAIDGVASYASEEREDVVESGQGDFHVACDPLDGSSNLKSNNVMGTIVAVYDEPIPAPGSALVASGYVLYGPITTFVLAREGTVTESVVEETDDGVERRVVDEDVTIPDDPVVYGFGGRVPDWHEDFEAFVREIEDELKLRYGGAMIGDVSQVIEYGGIFAYPSLTSAENGKLRLQFEGNPIAHIVECAGGRSSDGEQSLLEVEPDELHQRVPVHVGNTELIERLEAALA from the coding sequence ATGCGCGACGCAGTCTCGCGGATCGTCGACGCCGTCGCCGAGACCGCCCCGGAGGTCCGGGCCGGCCTGACCGGTAGACGCGAGTACGAGACCGACGAGAACCCCTCGGGTGAGCAGATGCTGGCGGCCGACCTCCACGCCGACCAGTTACTCGAAGAGCGCCTGCTCGCCATCGACGGCGTAGCCAGCTACGCCAGCGAGGAGCGCGAGGACGTCGTCGAGAGCGGCCAGGGGGACTTCCACGTCGCCTGCGACCCGCTCGACGGCTCCTCGAACCTGAAGTCCAACAACGTCATGGGGACCATCGTCGCGGTGTACGACGAGCCGATCCCCGCGCCCGGGTCGGCGCTCGTCGCCTCGGGCTACGTCCTCTACGGCCCGATCACGACGTTCGTACTGGCCCGCGAGGGCACCGTGACCGAGTCCGTCGTCGAGGAGACCGACGACGGCGTCGAGCGGCGCGTCGTCGACGAGGACGTGACCATTCCGGATGATCCGGTCGTCTACGGCTTCGGTGGCCGCGTCCCGGACTGGCACGAGGACTTCGAGGCGTTCGTCCGCGAAATCGAAGACGAACTGAAACTTCGCTACGGCGGCGCGATGATCGGCGACGTCAGCCAGGTCATCGAGTACGGCGGCATCTTCGCCTATCCCTCACTTACCTCGGCCGAGAACGGCAAACTCCGCCTGCAGTTCGAGGGCAACCCGATCGCCCACATCGTCGAGTGCGCAGGCGGGCGGTCGTCGGACGGCGAGCAGTCGCTGCTGGAGGTCGAACCCGACGAACTCCACCAGCGCGTCCCCGTCCACGTCGGCAATACGGAACTGATCGAGCGGCTCGAAGCCGCGCTCGCGTAG
- a CDS encoding class I fructose-bisphosphate aldolase has product MIPIDDSPLTRDGKVLILAYDHGLEHGPVDFEDVPESADPQRVFDVATHDAVTSLAVQKGVAEAYYPSYEDDVDLLAKLNGTSNLWRGEPNSAVNWTVDYAHEVGADSIGFTVYGGSNHEIEMVEEFRDAQERAHREYDMPVVMWSYPRGQGLRNAKTPESIAYSARLGLELGADVAKVKYPGSQDAMEEAVRMAGKTKVVMSGGSKRSDEEFLSNVKSVIDAGGAGLAVGRNVFQRENPERILDALEQVIFEESSVEAALAAAEGAAPEAE; this is encoded by the coding sequence ATGATCCCTATCGACGACAGCCCCCTGACCCGGGACGGGAAGGTGCTGATCCTGGCGTACGACCACGGCCTGGAGCACGGCCCGGTCGACTTCGAGGACGTACCGGAGAGCGCGGACCCCCAGCGCGTCTTCGACGTGGCGACCCACGACGCGGTGACCTCCCTCGCGGTCCAGAAGGGCGTCGCTGAAGCGTACTACCCCTCCTACGAGGACGACGTGGACCTGCTGGCGAAACTAAACGGCACGTCGAACCTCTGGCGCGGCGAGCCCAACTCCGCCGTGAACTGGACGGTCGACTACGCCCACGAGGTCGGCGCCGACTCGATCGGCTTCACCGTCTACGGTGGCTCGAACCACGAGATCGAGATGGTCGAGGAGTTCCGCGACGCCCAGGAGCGGGCCCACCGCGAGTACGACATGCCCGTCGTCATGTGGTCCTACCCGCGCGGCCAGGGCCTCCGGAACGCCAAGACCCCCGAGAGCATCGCCTACTCCGCCCGCCTGGGCCTGGAACTGGGTGCGGACGTGGCGAAGGTCAAGTACCCCGGCAGTCAGGACGCGATGGAAGAAGCAGTCAGAATGGCCGGCAAGACGAAAGTCGTCATGTCCGGCGGCTCGAAGCGCTCGGACGAGGAGTTCCTCTCGAACGTCAAGAGCGTCATCGACGCCGGCGGCGCGGGACTGGCGGTCGGCCGGAACGTCTTCCAGCGCGAGAACCCCGAGCGCATCCTCGACGCCCTGGAGCAGGTGATCTTCGAGGAGTCCTCCGTCGAGGCCGCCCTCGCGGCCGCGGAGGGCGCGGCCCCCGAAGCCGAATAG
- a CDS encoding acetyl-CoA hydrolase/transferase C-terminal domain-containing protein, with protein sequence MTPPSRIEGDLPVVDAATAAAGIDADATVLTSGFGSVGYPKAVPLALAESDRDLSLTVVSGGSVGKEIDVALVEADAIERRFPYQARPPAREAVNDESIAFADRHIATLADEVAFGGLADPDVAVVEAVAVGADWLVPSTSLGHTAAWVEQADELIVEVNRAQPRDLAAFHDVYRPENPPDRDPVPLSEPGERIGESRIRFDPEDLTAVVETERRDEPYEFRDPTDADGAIAAHLREFLEAEVERSPICTDSVRLQFGVGSLGNALMGALGDADFGDRDLVYFGEVIQDGLLDLLDDGRLRSASATSLALSEAGQDRLFADADRYAEDVVLRPADVSNRAALIDRMGVIAVNSALEVDVYGHVNSTHVDGSRVLNGIGGSADYTRNAALSVIALPSTAAGGDLSRVVPMVPHVDHTEHDVDAVVTEHGVADLRGTSPRERARLLIENCADPDYRERLEAYLDRALDGGGHEPHDLDAAFDWTG encoded by the coding sequence GTGACCCCGCCGTCACGGATCGAGGGCGACCTCCCGGTCGTCGACGCCGCGACGGCCGCTGCCGGGATCGACGCCGACGCGACCGTCCTGACCAGCGGGTTCGGCAGCGTCGGCTACCCCAAGGCGGTCCCCCTTGCGCTGGCCGAATCCGACCGGGACCTCTCGCTGACGGTCGTCAGCGGGGGGAGCGTCGGGAAGGAGATCGACGTGGCGCTCGTCGAGGCCGACGCCATCGAGCGACGGTTCCCCTACCAGGCCAGACCGCCGGCCCGCGAGGCCGTCAACGACGAGTCGATCGCCTTCGCCGACCGGCACATCGCGACGCTGGCCGACGAGGTTGCCTTCGGCGGGCTCGCCGACCCCGACGTGGCCGTGGTCGAGGCGGTCGCCGTCGGCGCGGACTGGCTGGTCCCCTCGACCTCGCTCGGGCACACCGCGGCGTGGGTCGAGCAGGCCGACGAGTTGATCGTCGAAGTCAATCGCGCGCAGCCGCGGGACCTCGCCGCGTTCCACGACGTGTATCGGCCCGAAAATCCGCCGGACCGCGACCCCGTACCGCTCTCGGAGCCGGGCGAGCGCATCGGCGAGTCGCGGATCCGGTTCGACCCCGAAGACCTGACCGCCGTCGTCGAGACCGAGCGCCGCGACGAGCCCTACGAGTTCCGCGATCCGACCGACGCCGACGGGGCGATCGCGGCTCACCTCCGGGAGTTCCTCGAGGCGGAAGTCGAGCGGTCGCCCATCTGTACCGACTCGGTGCGCCTCCAGTTCGGCGTCGGTAGCCTCGGCAACGCCCTGATGGGTGCGCTGGGGGACGCGGACTTCGGCGACCGCGACCTCGTGTACTTCGGGGAGGTGATCCAGGACGGCCTGCTCGACCTGCTCGACGACGGACGCCTGCGGTCGGCCAGCGCAACCTCGCTGGCCCTCTCGGAAGCAGGGCAGGACCGCCTGTTCGCCGACGCCGACCGCTACGCCGAGGACGTGGTACTCAGACCCGCCGACGTCTCGAACCGGGCCGCCCTGATCGACCGGATGGGAGTGATCGCGGTCAACAGCGCCCTCGAAGTCGACGTGTACGGGCACGTCAACTCCACGCACGTCGACGGGTCGCGGGTGCTCAACGGGATCGGTGGGAGCGCCGACTACACGCGCAACGCCGCGCTGTCGGTGATCGCGCTCCCGTCGACGGCCGCCGGCGGCGACCTCTCACGGGTCGTCCCGATGGTCCCCCACGTCGATCACACCGAACACGACGTCGACGCCGTCGTCACCGAACACGGCGTGGCCGACCTCCGGGGAACCAGCCCGCGGGAACGCGCCCGCCTGCTGATCGAAAACTGCGCCGACCCGGACTACCGCGAGCGACTGGAGGCGTACCTCGACCGCGCGCTCGACGGTGGTGGCCACGAACCGCACGACCTCGATGCGGCCTTCGACTGGACGGGGTGA
- a CDS encoding acyl-CoA carboxylase subunit beta, whose product MKVRIPGGADDDEIAAIAEALAQHVEDTVELYVGDASEPALTHSASDGSDGGEPGDAEDLGPTDRERRLREEIEDIEAGGPEKYRDRLEEQGKLFVRDRLDLWFGDDGVAFEDGKFANFDAFHGKEDGDRLPADGLLTGAAEFEDRDLHFMANDFTVKAGSMAEKGVEKFLRMQQRALKTGKPVLYLMDSSGGRIDQQSGFFANREGIGKYYYNHSRLSGRVPQICVLYGPCIAGAAYTPIFADFTVMVRDVSAMAIASPRMVEMVTGEQIDLQDLGGAEMHARHTGSADLIAEDEAHARELVAQLLTYLPDNSDEKPPKTAGTEPAKSPTGIDSVVPAEPNKGYDMTRVIERVVDADSFFELRPQYGAEILTGFARVDGRPVGIVANQPARRAGAIFPDAAEKAAQFVWTCDAYDVPLMYLCDTPGFMAGSDVEKDGILEQGKRMIYATSAATVPKQCVVVRKAYGAGIYAMSGPAYDPESTIALPSGEIGIMGPEAAINAVYANRLAAIEDDEERAERERELREQFREDIDVHRMASEVVIDEIIPPSDLRTELAARFAFYEDVEKDRPSKKHGTVI is encoded by the coding sequence ATGAAGGTCCGCATCCCGGGGGGCGCCGACGACGACGAGATCGCTGCCATCGCCGAGGCGCTCGCCCAGCACGTCGAGGACACGGTCGAACTCTACGTCGGCGACGCCTCCGAACCCGCGCTCACCCACTCCGCGAGCGACGGTTCGGACGGCGGCGAGCCCGGAGATGCCGAAGATCTCGGGCCGACCGACCGGGAGCGTCGCCTGCGCGAGGAGATCGAAGACATCGAAGCGGGCGGCCCCGAGAAGTACCGCGACCGCCTCGAGGAGCAGGGGAAGCTGTTCGTCCGCGACCGGCTCGATCTCTGGTTCGGGGATGACGGGGTGGCCTTCGAGGACGGGAAGTTCGCGAACTTCGATGCATTCCACGGCAAAGAAGACGGCGACCGCCTCCCCGCCGACGGCCTGCTGACCGGCGCCGCGGAGTTCGAGGACCGGGACCTCCACTTCATGGCCAACGATTTCACCGTGAAAGCCGGAAGCATGGCCGAGAAAGGCGTCGAGAAGTTCCTCCGGATGCAACAGCGCGCGCTGAAGACCGGCAAGCCCGTCCTCTACCTGATGGACTCCTCGGGGGGCCGGATCGACCAGCAGTCGGGCTTCTTCGCCAACCGCGAGGGGATCGGCAAATACTACTACAACCACTCGCGGCTCTCGGGCCGCGTGCCGCAGATCTGCGTCCTCTACGGCCCCTGCATCGCCGGCGCGGCCTACACCCCCATCTTCGCAGATTTCACCGTGATGGTCCGGGACGTGAGCGCGATGGCCATCGCCAGCCCGCGGATGGTCGAGATGGTCACCGGCGAACAGATCGACCTGCAGGACCTGGGCGGCGCGGAGATGCACGCCCGCCACACCGGCAGCGCGGACCTGATCGCCGAGGACGAGGCCCACGCCCGCGAACTGGTCGCGCAACTGCTCACCTACCTCCCGGACAACAGCGACGAGAAACCGCCGAAAACGGCCGGGACCGAGCCGGCGAAATCCCCGACTGGAATCGACTCGGTCGTTCCCGCGGAACCGAACAAGGGCTACGACATGACCCGGGTCATCGAGCGGGTCGTCGACGCCGACTCGTTCTTCGAGTTGCGGCCCCAGTACGGCGCGGAGATCCTGACCGGCTTCGCCCGGGTCGACGGTCGGCCGGTCGGCATCGTCGCCAACCAGCCAGCCCGCCGCGCCGGGGCCATCTTCCCCGACGCCGCCGAGAAGGCCGCCCAGTTCGTCTGGACCTGCGACGCCTACGACGTCCCCCTCATGTACCTCTGTGACACGCCGGGGTTCATGGCCGGGTCGGACGTCGAGAAGGACGGCATCCTCGAACAGGGCAAAAGAATGATCTACGCCACCTCGGCGGCCACGGTGCCCAAGCAGTGCGTCGTCGTCCGGAAGGCCTACGGGGCGGGGATCTACGCCATGTCCGGCCCCGCCTACGATCCCGAATCCACCATCGCGCTCCCGTCGGGGGAGATCGGGATCATGGGGCCCGAGGCGGCGATCAACGCGGTCTACGCGAACCGGCTGGCGGCTATCGAGGACGACGAGGAGCGGGCCGAACGCGAGCGGGAACTCCGCGAGCAGTTCCGCGAGGACATCGACGTCCACCGGATGGCCAGCGAGGTGGTCATCGACGAGATAATCCCGCCCAGCGACCTCCGGACGGAACTGGCCGCCCGCTTTGCCTTCTACGAGGACGTCGAGAAGGATCGCCCGAGCAAGAAACACGGGACGGTCATATAG
- a CDS encoding DUF3592 domain-containing protein: protein MGFEINGPSSPLGIALLVLGGLALVGYGGYSYVEQSSALDAAVEVNATVTSTGVEEVDKRRGVAYKPQATFEYTYEGQSHTASNVYPGPLSRDFGTEDAAREQLEGYEQEDDVTAYVAPDAPGEAFLLRERSNKPFLVIGIGLLLTLGGLYSGRNR, encoded by the coding sequence ATGGGATTCGAAATCAACGGTCCGTCCAGCCCGCTCGGAATTGCCCTCTTGGTGCTGGGCGGCCTCGCGCTGGTCGGATACGGCGGGTACAGCTACGTCGAGCAGTCCTCGGCGCTCGACGCGGCGGTCGAGGTGAACGCGACGGTCACGTCGACCGGCGTCGAGGAGGTCGACAAGCGCCGCGGTGTGGCTTACAAACCCCAGGCGACGTTCGAGTACACCTACGAGGGGCAATCCCACACGGCCTCGAACGTCTACCCGGGTCCGCTCAGCCGGGATTTCGGAACCGAGGACGCCGCACGGGAACAGCTCGAAGGGTACGAACAGGAGGACGATGTGACGGCCTACGTGGCACCGGACGCGCCCGGCGAGGCCTTCCTCCTGCGCGAGCGCAGTAACAAGCCCTTCCTCGTTATCGGCATCGGCCTCCTGCTGACCCTGGGGGGGCTGTACTCGGGCCGGAACCGCTGA
- a CDS encoding 3-hydroxyacyl-CoA dehydrogenase family protein encodes MREFDEIETWGVVGAGTMGHGIAQAAATSGYDVVMRDVEDDLVQQGLEGIESSLSRFEEKGKFSSEEAEAARNRVTGTTDLADLAECDFVVEAIVENMDIKRDVFADLDDTVPEDVVLATNTSTLSITSIASATERADLIVGLHFMNPVPLMEGVEVVVGERTSEETVQLAHDLAEDVGKTTWESDDKPGFVTNRVLMPWIAEGIRAFDEGVADKADMDRGMKLGTNVPMGPLELADHIGLDICLDAMETLHVELGDRYQPPYLLKRKVEAGDLGKKSGKGFYDYEE; translated from the coding sequence ATGCGCGAATTCGACGAGATCGAGACCTGGGGCGTCGTCGGCGCGGGAACCATGGGCCACGGCATCGCACAGGCGGCGGCCACAAGCGGCTACGACGTCGTCATGCGCGACGTCGAGGACGACCTCGTCCAGCAGGGACTGGAAGGCATCGAGTCCAGCCTCTCCCGGTTCGAGGAGAAGGGCAAATTCTCCAGCGAGGAGGCCGAGGCCGCACGGAACCGCGTGACCGGCACCACCGACCTCGCGGACCTCGCGGAGTGTGATTTCGTCGTCGAGGCCATCGTCGAGAACATGGACATCAAACGGGACGTGTTCGCGGACCTGGACGACACAGTTCCGGAGGACGTGGTGCTGGCCACCAACACCAGCACCCTCTCGATCACCTCCATCGCGAGCGCGACCGAGCGCGCGGACCTGATCGTCGGTCTGCACTTCATGAACCCCGTCCCGCTGATGGAGGGCGTCGAGGTCGTCGTCGGCGAGCGGACCAGCGAGGAGACGGTCCAGCTGGCCCACGACCTGGCCGAAGACGTGGGCAAGACCACCTGGGAGTCAGACGATAAGCCCGGGTTCGTCACGAACCGCGTCCTGATGCCCTGGATCGCAGAGGGCATCCGGGCCTTCGACGAGGGCGTCGCCGACAAGGCCGACATGGACCGCGGGATGAAACTCGGCACGAACGTCCCGATGGGCCCGCTCGAACTCGCCGACCACATCGGCCTGGACATCTGTCTGGACGCGATGGAGACGCTCCACGTGGAACTCGGCGACCGCTACCAGCCCCCCTACCTCCTCAAGCGGAAGGTCGAGGCCGGCGACCTCGGCAAGAAATCGGGGAAGGGATTCTACGACTACGAGGAATAG
- a CDS encoding universal stress protein, with translation MYDDMLVPTDGGEGFDAVVDRAIDTAPAEGATVHVLYVVDDRAFLTLDDGMKADVLEDLRAEGTEAVESVAERLEAAGLEAVTAIRRGTPAEEIVAYADEEGIDVVTMGTQGQDYTQNILGSTAEKVVADASVPVLTVDLS, from the coding sequence ATGTACGACGACATGCTGGTCCCGACCGACGGCGGAGAGGGGTTCGACGCCGTCGTCGACCGTGCGATCGACACCGCCCCGGCCGAGGGCGCGACCGTTCACGTCCTCTACGTCGTGGACGACCGGGCGTTCCTGACGCTCGACGACGGGATGAAAGCGGACGTGCTGGAGGACCTGCGTGCGGAGGGTACCGAGGCGGTCGAGTCGGTCGCCGAGCGACTCGAAGCCGCGGGGTTGGAGGCGGTCACCGCCATCCGACGGGGGACGCCGGCCGAGGAGATCGTCGCCTACGCGGACGAGGAGGGCATCGACGTCGTGACGATGGGCACGCAGGGCCAGGACTACACCCAGAACATCCTCGGGAGCACCGCCGAGAAGGTCGTGGCCGACGCGTCGGTGCCGGTGCTGACCGTCGATCTTTCCTGA
- a CDS encoding MaoC family dehydratase, with product MTEDADDSERDRRLVAGWQGRFFEDFSVGDVYKHPYGRTVTETDNVWFTNLTMNANPMHFNEAYAAETEFGERLVDGTFVIALVVGMSVIDVSANATANLGYDDVRHHAPVFHGDTLFAESEVLDKRESESREHVGLVTTELRAFNQDDELVLSLERTPMVLKREFAEPSAAAPTGWPDGIGTQPEDLQ from the coding sequence ATGACCGAGGACGCGGACGACTCCGAACGGGACCGACGACTCGTCGCGGGCTGGCAGGGCCGTTTCTTCGAGGACTTCAGCGTCGGCGACGTCTACAAACACCCCTACGGCCGGACGGTGACCGAGACCGACAACGTCTGGTTCACCAACCTGACGATGAACGCCAACCCGATGCACTTCAACGAGGCCTACGCTGCCGAGACGGAGTTCGGCGAGCGCCTCGTCGACGGCACCTTCGTCATCGCCCTCGTCGTCGGGATGAGCGTGATCGACGTCTCCGCGAACGCGACGGCGAATCTCGGCTACGACGACGTGCGCCACCACGCCCCGGTGTTCCACGGCGATACCCTGTTCGCCGAGAGCGAAGTGCTCGACAAACGGGAGTCCGAATCGAGGGAGCACGTCGGCCTCGTGACCACGGAACTCCGGGCGTTCAACCAGGACGACGAACTGGTGCTCTCCCTGGAGCGGACGCCGATGGTACTCAAACGCGAGTTCGCCGAGCCCTCCGCGGCGGCGCCGACGGGGTGGCCAGATGGCATCGGCACCCAGCCGGAGGACCTGCAGTGA
- a CDS encoding PIN domain-containing protein produces MILDTSFLVDVLRGEEGIDELLQTVDRSGPAQVSSVTIMELWEGIHLADSSGEEKQVVRELLEGVHELPFDRECAMEAGAISAGLRQSGQQIETADVQIGAAARVYDVPVVTNNADHFERIDGIEVVPY; encoded by the coding sequence ATGATTCTCGATACGTCGTTTCTCGTCGACGTGTTGCGGGGGGAGGAGGGAATCGACGAACTGCTGCAAACCGTCGACCGGAGTGGGCCGGCTCAGGTCAGTTCAGTCACGATCATGGAACTCTGGGAGGGGATTCACCTCGCTGATTCGTCAGGTGAGGAAAAACAGGTCGTCAGAGAGCTCCTGGAAGGGGTACACGAACTCCCGTTCGATCGCGAGTGTGCGATGGAGGCGGGTGCTATCAGCGCGGGTCTCCGACAGTCCGGACAGCAAATCGAAACCGCCGACGTGCAGATCGGTGCGGCCGCCCGTGTTTACGACGTCCCGGTCGTTACGAACAACGCCGATCACTTCGAGCGCATCGACGGCATCGAAGTGGTTCCTTACTGA
- a CDS encoding heme ABC transporter ATP-binding protein, protein MIDVTDLTVSRGDVTVFSDVSLSVADGEFVALVGPNGAGKTSLLQAINGVLDPESGSVAVDGRPVADCSARELGRLVATVPQDTHVGFDFTVEDVVAMGRTPYHTRLGRTDYEADRRHVQRALDRTNTRQFADRSVDGVSGGERQRVLLARALAQDAPALLLDEPTASLDVNHQVETLSLVADLANSGTATLAAIHDLDLAARFCDRIVLLADGGVVASGTPESVLDATALGAAFDADAAVATHPTTGTPTVTALADRRASDLTVHVVGSGRTGARVIARLDDAGVTVTAGPLPAGDLAAETARARGLERVTAPAFTAIDTEIRERTCRLRDDADLTVAADPPSADGVAALLDAPTPVVTVDGEPGANGATGVASVDGIVGAVTTLATRRELSADD, encoded by the coding sequence GTGATCGACGTCACCGACCTCACCGTCTCCCGCGGCGACGTCACGGTCTTCTCGGACGTCTCGCTCTCGGTCGCCGACGGCGAGTTCGTCGCGCTCGTCGGCCCCAACGGCGCGGGCAAGACGTCGCTCCTCCAGGCGATCAACGGCGTCCTCGACCCCGAGTCGGGGTCCGTCGCGGTCGACGGCCGCCCCGTCGCGGACTGCTCGGCGCGAGAACTCGGCCGGCTCGTCGCGACCGTCCCGCAGGACACCCACGTCGGCTTCGACTTCACGGTCGAGGACGTCGTCGCGATGGGCCGGACGCCCTACCACACCCGACTCGGGCGGACGGACTACGAGGCGGACCGGCGCCACGTCCAGCGGGCGCTCGATCGGACCAATACCAGGCAGTTCGCCGATCGGTCCGTCGACGGGGTCAGCGGCGGCGAGCGCCAGCGCGTCCTCCTCGCTCGCGCGCTGGCCCAGGACGCCCCCGCGCTCCTGCTCGACGAACCGACGGCCAGCCTCGACGTCAACCACCAGGTCGAGACCCTCTCGCTCGTCGCCGACCTGGCGAACTCGGGGACGGCCACCCTCGCGGCGATCCACGACCTCGACCTGGCCGCCCGCTTTTGCGACCGGATCGTCCTGCTCGCCGACGGCGGCGTCGTCGCGAGCGGCACCCCTGAGTCGGTCCTCGACGCCACGGCTCTGGGCGCCGCCTTCGACGCCGACGCGGCCGTGGCGACTCATCCCACGACGGGGACGCCGACCGTCACCGCACTCGCGGATCGACGCGCGAGCGACCTGACCGTCCACGTCGTCGGCAGCGGCCGAACCGGTGCCCGCGTGATCGCGCGACTCGACGACGCCGGCGTCACCGTCACCGCCGGGCCGCTCCCGGCGGGCGATCTCGCCGCCGAGACGGCGCGGGCCCGGGGGCTGGAGCGCGTGACGGCTCCCGCCTTCACCGCCATCGACACCGAAATCCGAGAGCGGACCTGCCGGCTCCGTGACGACGCCGACCTGACCGTGGCCGCCGATCCCCCGAGCGCCGACGGCGTCGCGGCACTCCTGGACGCGCCGACGCCGGTCGTCACCGTCGACGGTGAACCCGGCGCGAACGGGGCGACGGGAGTCGCGAGCGTCGACGGCATCGTCGGCGCAGTCACGACGCTGGCGACCAGGCGGGAGCTCTCGGCGGACGACTAG
- a CDS encoding antitoxin VapB family protein codes for MGTKTISLADDAYERLKAEKREDESFSDVVRRLTEGVELAEYYGVLDGETGEELADVVESRRTERSAEHDDRVRDVAEQFDG; via the coding sequence ATGGGGACGAAGACGATCTCGCTCGCCGACGACGCGTACGAGCGCCTGAAGGCGGAAAAACGAGAGGACGAGAGCTTTAGCGACGTAGTCCGGCGGCTGACCGAAGGCGTCGAACTGGCCGAGTACTACGGTGTACTCGACGGGGAGACGGGTGAAGAACTCGCGGACGTCGTCGAATCGAGGCGAACGGAGCGCTCGGCGGAACACGACGACCGGGTCCGCGACGTCGCCGAGCAGTTCGACGGATGA